A single Methanobacteriaceae archaeon DNA region contains:
- a CDS encoding threonylcarbamoyl-AMP synthase: MKIIKINAEIPEKEKIEKVLDVLRVGGTVVYPTDTVYGLGANIFSHKAVLNVYQMKKRSQDKPVSVCLASVEDIWKIALVNGKMRGFIQKILPGPYTLILNKKEHVPLQITGGTDKVGIRIPDNNICRELSREFPITTTSANLSGNPSPVSAQEAHRELDDHPDIIIDSGPSPGGLPSTVVDLTATPPRILREGAGMEKLFRCINKNL, from the coding sequence ATGAAGATTATTAAAATAAATGCAGAGATTCCAGAGAAGGAAAAAATAGAAAAAGTCCTGGATGTACTGAGAGTTGGTGGAACAGTTGTTTACCCCACCGACACAGTGTACGGTTTAGGAGCTAACATATTCAGCCACAAGGCAGTTTTAAATGTTTACCAGATGAAAAAAAGGTCACAGGACAAGCCAGTTTCTGTTTGTCTTGCCAGTGTTGAGGATATTTGGAAAATAGCCCTTGTTAATGGAAAGATGAGAGGTTTTATACAGAAGATCCTCCCTGGACCCTACACTCTTATTTTAAACAAGAAGGAACATGTTCCCTTACAGATCACTGGAGGAACAGATAAAGTAGGTATTAGAATACCAGATAATAATATTTGCAGGGAACTATCCAGGGAATTTCCCATCACCACCACCAGTGCTAACCTTTCAGGTAATCCTTCCCCTGTATCAGCCCAGGAAGCACACAGGGAACTTGATGATCATCCGGATATCATCATTGACTCCGGCCCCTCTCCTGGTGGGCTGCCCTCTACTGTGGTGGATCTTACAGCCACCCCCCCACGCATATTAAGGGAAGGAGCAGGCATGGAAAAACTGTTTAGATGTATAAATAAGAACTTATAA
- the radB gene encoding DNA repair and recombination protein RadB, whose product MSKILSNMKEKGKIPTSSPIDSLIGGGVEKGCITQFYGPPGSGKTNIALNLLVQNAKSGKNGIFVDTEGGLSIERVKQISGTDFSSLASNIIVFEPSTFTEQDTVLRRIEKMVESGEPVELIILDSAVALYRVRDGDSSQINLELGRQMGILTRIARKHDIAVVITNQVYASFEGEGMVEPVGGTILKYRSKIMVELERGDVNGERYAILKRHRSRPEGLRTRFRIVDSGLK is encoded by the coding sequence ATGTCAAAAATTCTATCTAACATGAAAGAAAAGGGCAAAATACCCACATCTTCCCCTATCGATTCTCTCATTGGCGGTGGGGTTGAAAAAGGTTGCATCACACAATTTTACGGACCTCCAGGATCTGGCAAGACCAACATAGCCCTGAACCTCCTGGTTCAAAATGCAAAGAGTGGTAAAAACGGAATATTCGTGGACACAGAGGGTGGTCTGTCCATAGAACGAGTTAAACAGATATCTGGCACGGATTTCAGCTCCCTAGCATCTAACATAATAGTATTCGAACCATCCACCTTCACAGAACAGGACACAGTCCTCCGCAGAATTGAAAAAATGGTAGAATCAGGAGAACCAGTTGAACTTATCATCCTGGACTCTGCTGTAGCCCTTTACAGGGTTCGTGACGGTGATTCATCCCAGATTAACCTGGAACTGGGAAGACAGATGGGAATACTCACCAGAATTGCTCGAAAACATGACATAGCAGTGGTGATCACCAACCAGGTATACGCCAGTTTTGAAGGTGAAGGGATGGTAGAACCTGTGGGAGGTACTATTTTAAAATACCGCAGCAAAATTATGGTTGAATTGGAGAGAGGAGATGTTAATGGGGAAAGATACGCCATACTTAAAAGACATCGCAGCCGACCTGAAGGGCTGCGCACCCGTTTTAGAATCGTGGATAGTGGTCTCAAGTAG
- a CDS encoding pyridoxal phosphate-dependent aminotransferase: MISPKKYAKAAKVLPKGFKTANEFFNYVYNDPDMIWMGQNTNHLHDKDGIMEAMMASIRDNDYCKYPPPEGFPRLKELVMEDLGLGSEYDILITAGATESLYLSANDILEPENNTITCDPGYLIIDNFASRFGDHVKSVPIYNPECGYKLTPELVRENLDKKTKLISLVDPLNPLGSSYNKEERKDFKDIAEDHDIYLLHDITYRDFAREHELMAKVCPEHTVTVYSFSKIYGMAGLRIGAIIGVPEIINSIRSIVINDLGTNLVAQNGAMAAIESKPKWLDRVKGITRQNQDIIKQAVDQVDGAHIAVYPSDGNMMAIDMIDTGVTPREMADYLIERKIFAREGSYTSKLFGHRYLRVSFSIPTTQVEFFAECFLEGMEALNTSK; this comes from the coding sequence ATGATTTCACCCAAAAAGTACGCTAAAGCAGCCAAGGTACTGCCTAAAGGATTCAAAACAGCCAATGAATTCTTTAACTATGTTTATAATGACCCGGACATGATCTGGATGGGTCAAAACACCAACCATCTCCATGATAAGGACGGGATCATGGAAGCTATGATGGCCAGCATCCGGGACAATGACTACTGCAAATACCCCCCACCAGAAGGCTTCCCACGCCTCAAAGAACTGGTAATGGAAGACTTGGGTTTGGGTAGTGAATATGATATCCTGATAACTGCAGGGGCCACAGAGTCGCTATATCTGTCTGCCAATGACATATTAGAACCAGAAAATAACACCATCACATGCGACCCAGGATACCTGATTATTGACAATTTTGCCAGCAGATTCGGGGACCATGTTAAATCAGTACCCATCTATAACCCAGAATGTGGTTATAAACTCACCCCTGAACTGGTAAGGGAGAATTTGGATAAGAAAACCAAACTGATATCCCTGGTTGATCCACTTAACCCTCTGGGATCATCCTACAACAAGGAGGAGAGAAAGGACTTCAAGGATATTGCTGAAGATCATGATATCTACCTGTTACATGACATCACCTACCGTGATTTTGCACGTGAACATGAACTCATGGCCAAAGTCTGTCCTGAGCACACCGTAACTGTGTACAGCTTCTCCAAGATCTATGGAATGGCTGGTCTGAGAATAGGCGCCATAATCGGGGTACCGGAAATAATCAACAGCATACGCTCCATAGTTATCAACGACCTGGGAACCAACCTGGTAGCTCAGAACGGTGCCATGGCAGCCATAGAATCCAAACCTAAATGGCTAGACCGGGTGAAAGGAATCACCCGCCAGAACCAGGACATCATCAAACAAGCTGTGGACCAAGTGGATGGAGCCCACATCGCAGTATACCCCTCTGATGGAAACATGATGGCCATAGACATGATCGACACAGGAGTCACACCCCGGGAAATGGCTGATTATCTCATAGAGCGTAAGATATTTGCCAGAGAAGGATCTTACACTAGTAAACTGTTTGGACACCGCTACCTCAGGGTGAGCTTCTCCATACCCACCACTCAGGTGGAATTCTTCGCAGAATGTTTCTTGGAAGGGATGGAAGCCCTTAACACTTCTAAATAA